One genomic window of Psychrobacillus sp. INOP01 includes the following:
- a CDS encoding YlmC/YmxH family sporulation protein, with product MLLSELAEKELIQVKDGARYGKLADTELLFNPENGKIEGFEVFQKTGSFFQGSKSGKKKEFIAWEEIILIGKDRILFNEANNEIGDSEYS from the coding sequence TTGTTACTTTCGGAACTTGCAGAAAAAGAACTTATTCAAGTTAAGGACGGCGCAAGATATGGCAAATTAGCAGACACTGAATTACTCTTCAATCCTGAGAATGGGAAAATTGAGGGGTTCGAAGTTTTTCAAAAAACAGGATCATTTTTTCAAGGCAGCAAGTCTGGCAAGAAAAAGGAATTTATTGCATGGGAAGAAATTATTCTTATTGGAAAAGATAGAATCCTGTTTAATGAAGCTAACAATGAAATTGGAGATAGTGAATATTCGTGA